The following is a genomic window from Meriones unguiculatus strain TT.TT164.6M chromosome 7, Bangor_MerUng_6.1, whole genome shotgun sequence.
GTAGGTGCCTATAACATTCTAACCTGGGCCACTGTTGGGACGGAGAGGCAGATGCAGGGAAGAGTCAGACATCCAGAATCTTCTCAAGAGCTAGTGCCCTTGGCCTTAGCTGGTTACACTGGTCCTGCTTACTAGAGCTTGTTCTGCAGATGCATTTTTTTCTGGGGATGAAGACAGATTGctggagcccctcccccacctatGACCCCAGGAGGTGAAGGAACACTCACTCCTAGACTGAAGCAGTCTCTCTGGACTGCTCAGCAAGACTGACTTCACCGCCTTGACCTCATCAGAGTCGCTTCTGACCCCTGGCACGAACTTGCCATGCTACAGCACAACCCATGCCCTTGGTCTGTGAGGAGAGTCGGTTCCAGGACCCGCTAGATACAGACATTTATGAACACATCTGTTATGCAACGTGGTTTAATACATTGACGTGCATGTAACTAACAGACTTGTCCCTGCAGGCTTCAGGCCATCTCTAACTCACAACAGTGTGAATGACTAAACTCAGCCGCTTCCCTCCTCAGAAGTCAGGCTTACGTCACTTAGGCCCAAACCCCAATTTTTTTAATCAATGTGCTTGCTCTTTCCCACCTCCATCCTGAATCACCTGTTAGCATAAACTCAGTGCTCTCGGGAGCCCACGTGAATAACGAAGATACTCTCTGGGAAATTCTGAGAAATTCTCAGGAACCAGGGTCAAAGAGCAgctttagttatgagtcttatttagttatgagtcttattatctgctttgataacactgctaggtagagtctttcagaagtcctctgtggtaggctcctgtcctgttgcttgttttctcctacatccaatgtccatgccatttgtctttctaagtgaggattgatcatcttaccctgggtcctctttttcttcatcttctttaggtgtatagatttcagtatgtttatcctatcttataattCTATATAAGTtttgggatacctctctcaggatgatcgtttctaggtcccaccatttgcctgcaaatttcatgaattcttcctttttaattgctgagtagtattccattgtgttaaagtaccacaatttctgtatccattcctcaactgagggacatctgggttgtttcccggttctggctattacgaataaagctgctattctTTATTGTACAATGGAACTCCCCAAGTGATTAAATGCTGAAGAAGAAAGAGGCCAGTGCCTGTCCCCTCTAACACTCAGATCATGTCCTGTACCCTTGGGAATGGTGGATGTCTCTCAAAAATGAGGCAAGATGACATGATCAGGCACCTCTCAGCGCTCCTATAGATAGGTGGTATAGGTTCCTGGGAGGGGAGCTTATGACCAAAGGGGAGAGAAATCTCTGAGTGTGTTGGCAGTTGGAGTCAGTTCTTCCAGCCTTGCCTTGCGGACAAAAGCTCAGCCAGCACCAGGGGACCCCGGGACCACTCGTGGGGCAGACGGGCTTTCAGGACCTGTTGGCAGACAGTGCAGGAACATGCTTGTCAGAATGAGGCAGAGTAAGGAAGGTCACCGGAGCCTGACAGGCTGTCCTTCTACCCCCTGGTTAGAAATGATCCGCTCAGCCACCCCGTTCCCACTGGTCAGCCTCTTCTTCATGTTCATCGGCTTCATCCTGAGCAACATCGGGCACATCCGCCCCCACCGGACCATACTGGCCTTTGTCTCCGGCATCTTTTTCATCCTGTCGGGTAAGCTGTGTTGTTCTACCTCCATATACCCTGGGCTTcggatttcatttttaaaacgcCCGAGCAATTCTGCTGCAGGAACTCTCACTCACAGCCGTGAGCCAGCACTGGGCATAGAATGAGTTGAGCCAGTGACCAGGGCAGAACTGAGTCAGGGCGTAAGGACACTTCTGATGTCCTTAGACCTACCCATGAGCTTCCAAGAGTATGAGGCCTCCGAGTTGGAGTGACTTGACTGGTTCGCCCTGGGCATTGCTGGGATGTCCTGGCTGCCCTCACAATACTGCcacactccctccccctctcccactGGTGAGAATTCATTCCTGTCTGAAATAGCTTTATCCTTGGGTGGAGCTgtggaaaataaatacatcagCCTTCAGAATAATGGTTCCTTCACCCCTGATCCTCAGCTACCCTCAGAGAGTCCTTGCTTTTATTGTCTAATCACACCCCATATCCAGACCACTTCAACAGACCTATCTTCACGGACTATCACCAGGTCGTACTTCATTCATTCCTGCCTTCATTCAGCCAGTCACCATATCTACATACCCTGTTCTATATGCTGGCGTCACCGACTATAGAAAGGTCAAGGAAGTGAGAGATATAAACATGTAGACTggaaacaggaactcagtggccacTAGGCCACTGGGAGCTACCGAGGAGACCAAGAATAGTGGCCAAAATTCAGAACAAGGGAAAACTAGAGAAATTGATCTAAGCAGTGAATAGGAATCAGGCAAAGAAATTAGGTTAGAGGTAGGAAAGGGCCTAGAAGAAGGAAGAGCATGGAACTATCATGGAGTCTCTGGGGGCCTCAGAGGCATTTGAATTGTCTTAAGATTTGAAACTTTATGAGGAGCCGTCAGAGGATTTTGAGCGAAGCAGTGATATCACATTTGGATGATAGAGAGCTGTTAGGAGCAGTGTGAGGAAAAGACGTGAGCCAGGAGCCAGGGAACCTGGGGCAGATGCAGCTACAGGAGTAACAGGAGGCAGGCAGCAGTGGCCCAGGCTAAGATGGTATGCCACAGAAAGAAGTGGACGATTCATGCAATGTTCAGAAGGCAAACTCAATAGGCCCAGACTAGGTTCTCAAGGGAGGCATCAAAGGTGAGTTCTGTTTCCTTGCTCAGGCTTTGAGTGGATGGCACTCATATCCATGATTTAGGAATACCAGACAGAGAAGAGGTATTCAGAAAGCTGCCAGACATCAGGGCCTGGAGCTCATAGAGTCACCTGAGCCAAAGACAAAGATTTGAGAGCTTATCAGCCTAGAGGATGAGGTCAATAAAGATGCCTGTGCTGGAGAATCATTTTTCCTTTATTGACATTTATCTGTTCACCAACACACGGGAACGATTTGAGAAGGCAAAAGAATGTGATGGCTAAAATGGGTGCCTtcccttgacctcacagagacatTTTCTCTAGAAGATAATGGATTGGCTTTCAGGGCACGCATTTTAAGTGCCTTGAATTGGTTGACTGGAGAAAAGAGGTCCAGGAATTGATGCTCAGGTAGAAGACGGGTAGGTTTGCCTGGGGTGGATAGATTccatggatgaatgaatggacgGACACATGGATGGAAGGGTGgacgggtgggtgggtggatagatgaatggatggaggTGTAGGTGAACAGAAAAATGGcaacaaaggaaaaattattttctggtaTAGGCATCCTTATTGCCAACTGGCTTCCCAGACCTTTTGGGTATTTTTCCCATTTCCCTGTGAGTGCAATCTTTGAGCCAAGATGCAATCAGATTGCATGACTCCCAAGAAGCACTCTTCCTTGATctttacacgcacacacacacacacacacacacacacacacacacctctgcccATCCATTATTTGTCCCACCCCCCTGTCATGCAttctctcctctagtccactctTCCACTCTTTCGTCCATGTATGAATCCAGCCACACCTACAATATCAACCGCCCTCTGTGGGGTGCTCTCCCACCTAGCCAGAGTGGGCCAGATCCATGACCAAGCTGCTCATCTGTTCTTGTGTGAACTCCATAGCAGCCAGGGTGACTGGACATCAGGTTGCCTGAGATCTCAGATGTGAGTGAATCACAAGATCACAAGTCTAGGATGGAACTGTTACAGGTGGAGTGGCTTCATGATAATAACAAGGGACATTTGGGGACAGCAGTGACTCACACTTGAGTTAAGTACAGAGGAAGGTTTGAATCACACCTATCTCCCTTCAGCGCCCGTCCTTGGAGAGGCTCCGCTTTCATAAAATAATGTGAATGGAACAAAACCTGAACGGCTCAATGTAGAGTAATTAATTATGACTTGACTCAATTACACTCACTAATTGATGGAACTGCTGCCTGAGGCAGTCATGCGCACAATGGCAGTTGGAgattggcgggggggggggggggggggcagtagCTTCCTGATTCAATGCTGCCCAGCATCTGAACAAACCTCCCTTCCATCTCCTGGCTGAAGACCTCAAAGAGGACACACTGTGTGACCAGGGTGGTCTGCATAGGGCCCAGGCCCACACTGGCAGAGTCTAGAGAGGTATGTCCCACCCACTGCTGGAGACAGGGATTAGAAGCCCTGCTGAGGAGTCTTAACTTAGTCCCCACATTAGTTAAAAGCCCTCTTGGTAGCTCAGGGTTCACACCACAGACTCATACTAGTGCTTTCAGGACGATATTGTAACAGGGCCCCAGAGCAGGCCCCGTGAACAAGAATACCCAGGAATACGTGTGAGAGGGCTGGGTGTATCAATCCCTAGGCTTGTGTCCTGGTTCAGGAAAGCGATTGGACAGGGAGGTTTGCTGCCTGCATCTGTTCATTACCTAGAAGATGCTGGTGTAGACAGAGTCAAGCTCGTGCCCGCTTTTGAACCCCAAACTGAAGGCTTCGTTCTCGGTGGGTACCAAGTTGGCACACTCCCCGGACTTCCGGGCTGAATGTGCCCTCCCCCTGACCCCTTGCCCTCACACAGGCCTCTCTCTTGTGGTGGGCCTGGTGCTGTACATCTCCAGCATCAATGACGAGGTGCTCAACCGAACCAAGGATGCGGAAGCCTATTTCAACTACAAATATGGATGGTCCTTTGCCTTTGCCGCCATCTCCTTCCTTTTAACAGAGGTAAACTGCCCTACGCTGCCCCATGCCAGGCTGGTACTGCGCCACCctacctggaggggaggagggaaacaTCCCACTGCATCTTAGACCACCCACTCTGCCGCTCTTCCCCAGAACGTTCCTCTCCCTGCCTTTCCTGGCTCTCTTTTACCCCGGAGCTTCCCGGGACCCACTGCTGTCCACCCATGCCCTGGCCATCCCACTGTAGAGCTCTATGGTTTGTCCCAAGAAGACACGacccaccctacccccaccccatcctCAAGCTCTCCCCTGCTCCTCTCTTACTGTAGAGTGCTGGGGTGATGTCTGTGTACCTGTTCATGAAGAGGTATACTGCCGAGGACATGTACAGACCTCACCCGGGCTTCTACCGGCCACGGCTGAGCAACTGTTCCGACTACTCCGGCCAGTTTCTACATCCGGACGCCTGGATCCGTGGCCGCAGCCCCTCAGACATCTCCAGCGACGCCTCCCTACAGATGAACAGCAACTACCCAGCCTTGCTCAAGTGCCCGGACTACGACCAGATGTCATCATCGCCCTGCTGAGCCCTGGCCTCCTCCCCGCCTAAACTTTGGATGGCTGGACAGCctttcccttccccccaccctGAGCCGAGGCCCAGGCTGTTCCCTGCTTAGCCGTTGTTACTTGACCACATCCTCTCCCTGCTCCGAGAGTAGCTCTTCCTCCAGTGGGCATCTGAGCCTGGAGTCAGAGgcatgctgattggctgagagcaTGAGCCGCGAGAGTGCCAATCATAGCCATGAGCGCCAGGAAGCCAGCAACACCCCGTGCTGCGCTGTGTTGGAAAATGCCTGTGTTCTAGTTGTATTTTGTTCCTTCACTTCCGGGTCAGCCAAGGCCAGGCTGTAGTTGCCGAGTTCTGATACAGACAAAGCCAGACTTGAACGCTTGCTAACCGGCCTGGCTCTCCATCCATGATCTGTATTGTGAGGTCAAAAGGTGAGCCTGCCCCAGCGCTCTGGCTGGCTCAGAAACCCCAAGCAGGCGGTTCCTTTTATGTCCTTGGGCGCCCTCCACAAAACACATCTCTCTGTGTTAACACTGCCCCCAAGGCTCTGGATGGTTCCCAGCTTTCATCTCTCAGAACACAGCTGCCTCCGTCAGGGACTAAGGTAAGTGTTCAGCGGAGTCAATGACGTCACAGAGGTGTTAATGGCTGAAGATGTCTTAATACACATGGCCCCTTGGTAAGCTATCTCTCAGGGGCTTTTGATGCCTTAACCCAAAGAAGTGACTGATGATGAGAACTGGAGAATTTGACAGTTCTGTGTTCAGAGTGCCAAGCACTGTGTCCATCGCTGTGGGGAGACTGTCCCTGACTTCAAGGACCATATCTCCATTGAAGGCTCTAAGATCTAATCGTGTAGACAGGTGCCTGTACCCCCTAAGGGCACCgtagctgtgagctggctttgaTGACACAATGTGTTTGGAGCCCAAACAGACCAGATTCCAGATGACCCAGCTGCCCGGCCAAGGATGCCTGTGAACATTTGGGGGTTGCCAATTTAATCCTAATATGGGGAAGCATCTGCTTCCCAGTCATATGTGGGCAAATCACCTGCCTCCAGCAGGCCAGACAACTGCTTTCCTCAACAGGAAGCTGAGTGGGGAAGTCTGTACACCCTCCCCCCCCGGGTTCTCCAGGTGTCGGCTGAGCCAGACCATTGTTCATTCTGAGGCTCTTGAGAGGCAAGCCAGCGCGGCTCTCCCTGCGCTGTGTATTTTTGCCCTGCCCACTGCTGCCTCCGCTCTCCTTAAGATGCCAAATGTCCCCGAACATACAAAGCCACAGCGGGTAACTTGGAAGCTCTGACAAGTGGCACAGGAAACCTCACAGCTGGCGCCTACAGCAGAACACTGACTCAGTCAGCTTGGGGGAGGCCGTCAGTCCGAGATGAAGTTGTCAGATGATCTCTGAGGCATCCGCTCCTGGTGGGCCACCTTGCTGTGTACTCACGTGCCCCTgagactttatatatatatatatatatatccaaattaCCTCTTAAAAGGACACCAGGGGCTGGGATAGAACCCACATAGTAGGgtgtttgtctagcatgcatgaagtcctGGATTTGACACCCCACCCACACACAACAGG
Proteins encoded in this region:
- the Cacng5 gene encoding voltage-dependent calcium channel gamma-5 subunit isoform X2, which produces MPMNSQMTSESTVNVLKMIRSATPFPLVSLFFMFIGFILSNIGHIRPHRTILAFVSGIFFILSGLSLVVGLVLYISSINDEVLNRTKDAEAYFNYKYGWSFAFAAISFLLTESAGVMSVYLFMKRYTAEDMYRPHPGFYRPRLSNCSDYSGQFLHPDAWIRGRSPSDISSDASLQMNSNYPALLKCPDYDQMSSSPC
- the Cacng5 gene encoding voltage-dependent calcium channel gamma-5 subunit isoform X1; protein product: MSACGRKALTLLSSVFAVCGLGLLGIAVSTDYWLYLEEGIILPQNQSTEVKMSLHSGLWRVCFLAGEERGRCFTIEYVMPMNSQMTSESTVNVLKMIRSATPFPLVSLFFMFIGFILSNIGHIRPHRTILAFVSGIFFILSGLSLVVGLVLYISSINDEVLNRTKDAEAYFNYKYGWSFAFAAISFLLTESAGVMSVYLFMKRYTAEDMYRPHPGFYRPRLSNCSDYSGQFLHPDAWIRGRSPSDISSDASLQMNSNYPALLKCPDYDQMSSSPC